Proteins from a genomic interval of bacterium:
- the pyrH gene encoding UMP kinase gives MAEPGKPVYRRILLKLSGEALMGDSNRLGIDPQTVDLISREVAEVARMGVEIGIIIGGGNIFRGLSASARGMDRVTGDYMGMLATVINALALQDYLERYETQTRVMTAIKMEQIAEPFIRRRAITHLEHGKIVIFGAGTGNPYFTTDTAAALRAIEIGADAILKGTKVDGVYDKDPVLHPDAVKYDQLSYMDVIRGRLKVMDTTAVTLCMENDLPILVFNLKVMGNLMRVIRGESIGTKVIGE, from the coding sequence ATGGCTGAACCCGGCAAACCCGTCTACCGCCGCATTCTGCTCAAATTGAGCGGAGAGGCCCTCATGGGCGACAGCAATCGGCTGGGCATCGATCCCCAGACGGTCGACCTGATCAGCCGCGAGGTGGCGGAGGTTGCGCGCATGGGGGTTGAGATCGGCATCATCATCGGTGGCGGCAATATATTCCGCGGTCTCTCCGCCAGCGCCCGCGGCATGGACCGCGTCACCGGAGATTATATGGGCATGCTGGCGACGGTGATCAACGCCCTGGCCTTGCAGGATTATCTCGAACGCTACGAGACCCAGACGCGGGTGATGACGGCGATCAAGATGGAGCAGATCGCCGAGCCCTTCATCCGCCGCCGCGCCATCACTCATCTCGAGCATGGCAAGATCGTCATCTTCGGGGCGGGCACGGGAAATCCCTACTTCACCACCGATACCGCCGCTGCCCTGCGCGCCATCGAGATCGGCGCCGACGCGATCCTCAAGGGGACCAAAGTGGATGGCGTTTATGACAAGGATCCGGTCCTCCATCCTGATGCGGTCAAATACGACCAGTTGTCCTACATGGATGTGATCCGTGGAAGGCTGAAGGTGATGGATACCACGGCCGTGACGCTGTGCATGGAGAACGATTTACCCATCCTGGTCTTCAACCTCAAGGTGATGGGAAATCTGATGCGGGTGATCCGCGGCGAATCCATCGGAACCAAAGTGATAGGTGAATAG
- the trpS gene encoding tryptophan--tRNA ligase, with amino-acid sequence MRVLSGIQPSGNLHLGNYFAMMKRMIDYQEHHTLFCFVVNLHALTSVFDAQKLRSNTFEACCDFLALGIDPEKSYFYVQSDVPEVTELTWLLSNVTPMGLLERGHSYKDKLAKGIPANHGLFAYPVLMAADILLYGADIVPVGKDQKQHLEMTRDIAIRFNQTYGEVFVVPEPDIPDSVAMVPGLDGQKMSKSYGNTIDIFSPYEMMKKRVMSIVTDATPIEVPKNPDACTLFAIYSLFLDEAGKKELRARYLAPGLKYGEVKKELLEVIWNYFAPFRERREELVRDPARVHRIMKQGAEKARAVAATYLQAARHATGIDY; translated from the coding sequence TTGCGCGTCCTCTCCGGCATACAGCCCTCCGGCAACCTTCATCTCGGCAACTATTTCGCCATGATGAAGCGGATGATCGACTATCAGGAGCATCACACGCTCTTTTGTTTTGTTGTCAACCTCCACGCCCTGACCTCGGTATTTGATGCGCAAAAGCTGCGCAGCAATACCTTCGAGGCCTGCTGCGATTTTCTCGCTCTCGGCATCGACCCGGAGAAATCCTATTTCTACGTCCAGTCGGATGTGCCGGAGGTTACCGAGCTCACCTGGCTGCTCTCCAACGTCACGCCCATGGGACTGCTCGAGCGCGGCCACTCTTACAAGGACAAGCTGGCCAAAGGGATCCCGGCCAACCACGGCCTCTTCGCCTATCCGGTGCTGATGGCCGCCGATATTCTGCTCTACGGAGCGGACATCGTTCCGGTCGGCAAGGACCAGAAACAGCACCTTGAAATGACCCGCGACATCGCCATCCGCTTCAACCAGACCTACGGCGAAGTCTTTGTCGTGCCCGAACCGGACATCCCCGATTCGGTGGCGATGGTTCCCGGACTCGACGGCCAGAAAATGTCCAAATCCTATGGCAACACCATCGACATTTTCAGCCCGTACGAGATGATGAAAAAACGGGTGATGTCGATCGTCACCGATGCCACGCCGATCGAGGTACCGAAGAATCCCGACGCCTGCACCCTTTTCGCCATCTATTCGCTTTTTCTCGACGAGGCCGGCAAAAAGGAGCTGCGCGCCCGCTACCTGGCGCCGGGACTCAAATACGGCGAGGTGAAGAAAGAACTGCTCGAGGTGATCTGGAACTATTTCGCCCCCTTCCGCGAACGCCGCGAGGAACTGGTGCGCGATCCGGCCAGGGTGCATCGTATCATGAAGCAGGGCGCGGAAAAAGCCCGCGCCGTGGCCGCAACCTATCTTCAGGCGGCCCGGCACGCCACCGGTATCGATTATTGA
- the tsf gene encoding translation elongation factor Ts — MSISASLVNELRNKTGAGMMDCKKALEQTNGDIEKAIEYLRKRGVQQAEKKVGRSANQGIIQSYIHPGSRLGVLVEINCETDFVARTNDFQEFAKDVAMQIAAANPLVVDRSEVDQEKIEKEMEIYRAQAREQGKPENIVEKMAQGKLEKFYQEVCLLEQSFVKDPTKTIRDLLNEKIAKLGENMILRRFVRFQLGE; from the coding sequence ATGTCTATATCTGCTTCCCTAGTTAACGAGCTGCGCAACAAGACCGGCGCCGGTATGATGGATTGCAAGAAAGCGTTGGAACAGACCAACGGTGATATCGAGAAAGCGATCGAATATCTGCGCAAGCGTGGCGTGCAGCAGGCTGAAAAGAAGGTTGGCCGCAGCGCCAACCAGGGCATCATTCAGTCCTATATTCATCCGGGCAGCCGCCTTGGCGTGCTGGTCGAGATCAATTGCGAGACCGATTTTGTCGCGCGCACCAACGATTTCCAGGAATTCGCCAAGGATGTCGCCATGCAGATCGCCGCGGCCAACCCGCTGGTCGTCGATCGCAGCGAAGTGGACCAGGAAAAGATCGAGAAAGAGATGGAGATCTATCGGGCCCAGGCGCGCGAGCAGGGCAAGCCTGAGAACATCGTCGAAAAGATGGCCCAGGGCAAATTGGAAAAATTCTACCAGGAGGTCTGCCTCCTGGAACAGTCCTTTGTCAAGGATCCCACCAAGACCATCCGTGATCTTCTCAATGAAAAGATCGCCAAGCTGGGTGAGAATATGATCCTGCGACGGTTCGTCCGGTTCCAGCTGGGCGAATAG
- the rpsI gene encoding 30S ribosomal protein S9, translating into MKGTYYNATGRRKNAIARVWLAPGAGTIEVNDKGLLDYFKRDTLRMIIEQPLEVTGNLGKWDIKAHVEGGGLTGQAGALLLGIARALVKANEDLRPQLRRNGFLTRDPRMVERKKYGRPGARKRFQFSKR; encoded by the coding sequence ATGAAAGGCACGTACTATAACGCCACCGGCCGCCGCAAAAATGCCATCGCGCGCGTCTGGCTGGCTCCCGGCGCCGGCACCATCGAGGTCAACGACAAGGGACTCCTCGATTATTTCAAGCGCGACACGCTCAGGATGATTATCGAGCAGCCGCTGGAGGTAACCGGCAATCTGGGCAAATGGGACATCAAGGCCCACGTCGAAGGTGGCGGACTCACCGGCCAGGCCGGCGCTCTGCTGCTCGGCATCGCCCGCGCCCTGGTCAAGGCCAACGAAGATTTGCGTCCGCAACTGCGCCGCAACGGTTTCCTGACCCGCGACCCGCGCATGGTCGAACGCAAGAAATACGGCCGTCCCGGCGCCCGCAAGCGCTTCCAGTTCTCGAAACGCTAA
- the rplM gene encoding 50S ribosomal protein L13 — protein MKTFTPKPSDITQKWYVIDANGQVLGRLACKVAEILRGKNKPIWAPHMDCGDFVVIINADKVKLTGRKMEQKKYTHFTGYPGGLRQTPIARMMEKKPEFVVRHAVRGMLPSNTLGRHMLRKLKVYAAPDHPHAAQQPETITL, from the coding sequence TTGAAGACTTTTACCCCGAAACCCAGCGACATCACGCAAAAGTGGTATGTGATCGATGCGAACGGGCAGGTTTTGGGCCGTCTGGCCTGCAAGGTCGCCGAGATCCTGCGCGGTAAGAACAAGCCCATCTGGGCCCCGCACATGGACTGCGGCGATTTTGTGGTGATCATCAATGCCGACAAGGTCAAGCTCACCGGCCGCAAGATGGAGCAGAAGAAGTACACCCATTTCACCGGGTATCCCGGCGGGTTGCGTCAGACGCCCATCGCGCGCATGATGGAGAAAAAGCCGGAATTTGTGGTACGTCATGCCGTGCGCGGCATGCTGCCGAGCAACACCCTGGGGCGTCACATGCTGCGCAAGCTGAAGGTCTACGCTGCGCCGGACCATCCGCACGCCGCCCAGCAGCCTGAAACCATCACCCTGTAA
- the lysA gene encoding diaminopimelate decarboxylase: MIPYSYRDNRLFCEETDLAEVARQYGTPAYVYSKAGITGNYARIDSAFAGAPHMVCYALKANANPVLLKMMAALGAGADVVSGGELAQALAAGFPAQRIVFASVGKTDAEIRFALRSGILALNVESRAELEVTARLAVEMGLTAPIAIRINPDIDIEGHPYLTTGKSANKFGIALEEARAAYLWAAEQKSLKIVGVHCHIGSMIKKSEPYRRMAETLAAFVSDLGKAGIRFEHVDLGGGLGVDYTRVLREQGSPWFMDPEEIAAQVIPVLQPLGCEILLEPGRSIVGPNGVLLSRVLYRKETKGKKFLVVDAAMSDLIRPSLYGAYHAILPLHAGGAEYETVDVVGAICESGDFLAKERELERMERGDGLAVMTAGAYGYTLTSNYNARPRPVEVLIDGQTSSVIRDREPSLF; the protein is encoded by the coding sequence ATGATCCCCTATTCCTACCGCGACAATCGCCTCTTCTGTGAGGAGACCGACCTAGCTGAGGTGGCCCGCCAGTATGGCACGCCCGCCTATGTTTACAGCAAGGCCGGCATCACCGGCAACTATGCGCGTATCGACTCGGCCTTTGCTGGCGCCCCCCATATGGTCTGCTATGCCCTCAAGGCCAATGCCAATCCCGTGCTGCTGAAGATGATGGCAGCGCTGGGGGCCGGGGCCGATGTGGTTTCGGGCGGCGAACTGGCCCAAGCCCTGGCAGCGGGCTTTCCGGCGCAGCGCATCGTCTTCGCCAGCGTCGGCAAGACCGATGCCGAGATCCGTTTCGCCCTGCGCTCGGGCATCCTCGCCCTCAACGTCGAGTCGCGTGCGGAACTCGAGGTGACCGCCCGTCTTGCCGTGGAGATGGGCCTGACCGCTCCGATCGCCATCCGCATCAATCCCGACATCGACATCGAGGGCCATCCCTATCTCACCACCGGCAAGAGCGCCAACAAGTTCGGCATCGCCCTGGAGGAGGCGCGCGCTGCTTATCTCTGGGCGGCGGAACAGAAATCGCTGAAAATCGTCGGGGTGCACTGCCACATCGGCTCGATGATCAAGAAGAGCGAGCCTTACCGCCGTATGGCCGAGACCCTGGCCGCTTTTGTCAGCGATCTGGGCAAGGCGGGTATCCGCTTCGAGCATGTTGACCTCGGCGGCGGCCTCGGCGTCGATTATACCAGAGTGCTGCGCGAGCAGGGCTCGCCCTGGTTTATGGATCCGGAGGAGATAGCCGCCCAGGTGATCCCGGTGCTCCAGCCCCTCGGCTGCGAGATTCTGCTCGAGCCGGGGCGCTCGATCGTCGGGCCCAATGGAGTTTTGCTGAGCCGAGTGCTCTACCGCAAGGAGACCAAGGGCAAGAAATTTCTGGTGGTGGATGCGGCGATGAGCGATCTGATCCGACCCTCGCTGTACGGCGCCTATCATGCCATCTTGCCCCTGCACGCCGGCGGGGCGGAGTACGAGACGGTCGATGTAGTCGGGGCGATCTGTGAATCGGGTGATTTTCTCGCCAAGGAGCGCGAGCTCGAGCGGATGGAGCGCGGCGATGGGCTGGCGGTGATGACCGCCGGGGCGTACGGGTATACGCTGACCAGCAACTACAACGCCCGTCCGCGGCCGGTGGAGGTGCTCATCGACGGCCAAACTTCTTCGGTCATCCGCGACCGTGAGCCGTCGCTGTTCTAG
- a CDS encoding dihydroorotase, with protein sequence MESLQKVQKILLQGGEVLDLGTGQRQPLDLLIVDGRIAGIGRDLVRDYEGEIVDLRGQLIVPGLLDMHVHLREPGREDEETIESGCAAAMAGGITAVCAMPNTEPACDSQEVVRFLKKRAEEQLVEVFPIAAVTKKREGKEITEMAELIRAGAVAFSDDGSPVKSAAVMRRALEYSSMYEVPVIDHCEEPELAAGGQMHEGWMSTRLGLPGVPDIAEAVMIARDLALAEFTGGQIHIAHLSTAKGLELVRRGKEKGVKVTCEVTPHHLALTDEALEKYDTNLKMNPPLRSRADVEALFIGLRDGTIDVIASDHAPHSIEEKEVEFQAAPNGILGLQTMLGIILTKVVAAGELPLHEALAKMILAPRRVLGLPLPLIKEGTPANLSFFSPEEKWTVTAKRLKSRSRNMPYEGWSLPGVVCGVINRGMLWTAEL encoded by the coding sequence ATGGAATCCCTGCAAAAAGTGCAAAAAATCCTGCTCCAGGGCGGCGAGGTGCTCGACCTGGGCACCGGGCAGCGTCAACCCCTCGATCTGCTCATCGTCGATGGCCGCATCGCCGGCATCGGGCGGGATCTGGTCCGCGACTATGAGGGCGAAATCGTCGATCTGCGCGGCCAGCTGATCGTCCCCGGACTGCTCGACATGCACGTTCATCTGCGCGAGCCCGGGCGTGAGGACGAGGAGACCATCGAGAGCGGCTGCGCGGCTGCCATGGCCGGTGGAATCACCGCCGTCTGCGCCATGCCCAACACCGAGCCCGCTTGTGATAGTCAGGAGGTGGTGCGTTTTCTGAAAAAGCGCGCCGAGGAGCAGCTGGTTGAGGTGTTTCCGATCGCGGCGGTGACGAAAAAGCGCGAAGGCAAGGAGATCACCGAGATGGCCGAGCTGATCCGCGCCGGCGCAGTGGCGTTCTCCGATGACGGCAGTCCGGTGAAGAGCGCGGCGGTGATGCGGCGGGCGCTGGAGTACTCGAGCATGTACGAGGTGCCGGTGATCGACCACTGCGAGGAGCCCGAACTCGCTGCCGGAGGGCAGATGCACGAGGGCTGGATGTCGACGCGGCTCGGCCTGCCCGGCGTCCCCGATATCGCCGAGGCGGTGATGATCGCCCGTGATCTTGCTCTGGCCGAATTCACCGGCGGGCAAATCCATATTGCCCATCTCTCGACCGCCAAGGGGCTGGAGCTGGTACGCCGGGGCAAGGAGAAGGGGGTCAAGGTGACCTGCGAGGTGACTCCACACCATCTGGCTCTCACCGACGAAGCGCTCGAAAAGTACGACACCAACCTTAAGATGAATCCGCCCCTGCGCAGCCGCGCGGACGTCGAGGCCCTCTTCATCGGCTTGCGCGATGGCACCATCGACGTCATCGCCTCCGATCATGCCCCGCACAGCATCGAGGAAAAAGAGGTCGAATTCCAGGCCGCCCCCAATGGCATCCTCGGTCTGCAGACCATGCTCGGCATCATCCTGACCAAAGTGGTGGCTGCCGGAGAGCTCCCGCTGCACGAAGCGCTCGCGAAAATGATTCTGGCGCCGCGCCGGGTGCTCGGACTGCCTCTTCCCTTGATCAAGGAAGGGACTCCGGCCAACCTGAGCTTTTTCTCGCCGGAGGAGAAGTGGACGGTGACCGCAAAGAGGCTCAAATCCCGCTCGCGCAACATGCCCTACGAGGGCTGGAGCCTGCCAGGGGTAGTCTGCGGGGTGATCAATCGGGGGATGCTGTGGACAGCGGAGTTGTAA
- the pyrR gene encoding bifunctional pyr operon transcriptional regulator/uracil phosphoribosyltransferase PyrR encodes MDVKVKAVVIDKEGLKRTISRLAFEIIERNHGVDRIAIVGVRTRGAFVAERIVKRIEELEGKRVPYGVLDITLYRDDFRKRLRQPVVQVTDIPFEIDDLPVVIVDDVLFTGRTSRAAMDALMDFGRPAAIQLAVLVDRGHRELPIHADYIGKSIPTSIGEEVQVRLKETDGEDCVLLVEAPKEGE; translated from the coding sequence ATGGACGTAAAAGTCAAGGCAGTGGTCATCGATAAGGAGGGGTTGAAACGCACCATCTCGCGCCTCGCCTTTGAGATCATCGAGCGCAATCATGGCGTGGACCGGATCGCCATCGTCGGTGTGCGGACGCGCGGCGCTTTTGTGGCCGAGCGCATCGTCAAACGCATCGAGGAGTTGGAGGGTAAACGGGTGCCCTACGGGGTGCTCGACATCACCCTTTACCGCGACGATTTCCGCAAGCGGTTGCGCCAGCCGGTGGTTCAGGTCACCGACATCCCCTTCGAGATCGATGACCTTCCGGTGGTCATCGTCGACGATGTGCTCTTCACCGGCCGCACCTCGCGTGCAGCCATGGATGCCCTGATGGATTTCGGCCGGCCGGCGGCGATCCAACTGGCGGTCCTGGTCGACCGCGGCCACCGCGAGCTGCCGATCCACGCCGACTATATCGGCAAGAGCATTCCCACTTCCATCGGGGAAGAGGTGCAGGTGCGGCTGAAGGAGACCGATGGCGAAGACTGCGTCCTGCTGGTGGAAGCGCCGAAGGAGGGCGAATAG
- the frr gene encoding ribosome recycling factor, which translates to MIEEIKKDVRHRMDAAVESVRSELAKLRTGKASPAILDGIVVNYYGTPTPLRQAANVSAPEPRLLVIQPWDRSLLGEIEKAIQKSDLGLNPANDGIVVRIPIPQLTEERRISLVKVAKRVGEEGRVAVRNVRRDGLERLKKLEKDSKISEDDERRAQEEIQRLTDELIRKIDEILVLKEKEIMEV; encoded by the coding sequence ATGATAGAAGAGATTAAGAAGGATGTCCGTCACCGCATGGACGCCGCCGTCGAAAGCGTCCGCAGTGAGCTGGCCAAGCTGCGCACCGGCAAGGCCTCTCCGGCGATCCTCGATGGAATCGTCGTCAATTATTACGGCACGCCAACACCCTTGCGCCAGGCGGCTAACGTCAGCGCCCCGGAACCGCGCCTGCTGGTAATCCAGCCGTGGGATCGCTCGCTGCTGGGCGAGATCGAAAAGGCGATCCAGAAATCGGATCTCGGGCTCAATCCTGCCAACGACGGGATCGTGGTGCGCATCCCGATTCCGCAGCTTACCGAGGAGCGCCGCATCAGCCTGGTCAAGGTGGCCAAGCGCGTCGGTGAGGAGGGGCGTGTGGCCGTGCGCAATGTCCGCCGTGACGGTCTTGAACGGCTGAAAAAGCTTGAAAAGGATTCCAAAATCTCCGAGGATGACGAACGCCGCGCCCAGGAGGAGATCCAGCGCCTGACCGACGAGCTGATCCGAAAGATCGATGAGATCCTCGTCCTCAAGGAGAAGGAGATCATGGAGGTTTGA
- the rpsB gene encoding 30S ribosomal protein S2, whose product MAEVTIQDLLLAGSHFGHLTRRWNPKMKKFIFMERNGIHIIDLKKTIVCLNQARDAVRKIVAEGGSILLVGTKKQAKDIIKLEADRCGMPYVTERWLGGTLTNFVTVKKSVKRLKNLEKKATDGTYDKLTKKEILTIEREKEKLEKVLGGIREMNHLPSALFIVDSKKESIAVKEAKRLNIQTFALNDTNADPEFVDYPIPCNDDAFKSISLLTRAFADAIIEGKSGRIDVQMAAENEGDDAELAYKQEAADEMGDSYSSDATVK is encoded by the coding sequence ATGGCTGAAGTCACAATCCAGGACCTGCTGCTCGCCGGGAGCCATTTTGGCCACCTGACCCGCCGCTGGAATCCCAAGATGAAGAAATTCATCTTTATGGAACGCAATGGAATCCACATCATCGATCTCAAAAAGACCATCGTCTGTCTCAATCAGGCCCGTGATGCCGTCCGCAAGATCGTCGCCGAGGGCGGCTCCATTTTGCTGGTTGGCACCAAGAAGCAGGCCAAGGACATCATCAAGCTTGAAGCCGATCGCTGCGGCATGCCCTATGTAACCGAACGCTGGCTGGGCGGCACCCTGACCAACTTCGTCACGGTCAAAAAGAGCGTCAAGCGGCTTAAAAATCTCGAGAAGAAGGCGACCGACGGCACCTACGACAAGCTGACCAAGAAAGAGATCCTCACCATCGAGCGTGAGAAGGAAAAGCTCGAAAAGGTCCTCGGCGGCATCCGCGAGATGAACCATCTCCCCTCTGCCCTCTTCATCGTCGATTCCAAAAAGGAGTCGATCGCAGTCAAGGAGGCCAAGCGGCTGAATATTCAGACCTTTGCCCTCAACGACACCAATGCGGATCCCGAATTCGTCGATTATCCGATCCCCTGCAACGATGATGCCTTCAAATCGATCAGCCTGCTCACCCGCGCCTTCGCCGATGCCATCATCGAGGGCAAGTCCGGCCGTATCGATGTGCAGATGGCCGCTGAGAACGAGGGCGACGATGCTGAGCTGGCCTACAAGCAGGAAGCCGCCGACGAGATGGGTGATAGTTATTCCAGTGATGCAACCGTCAAGTGA
- a CDS encoding aspartate carbamoyltransferase catalytic subunit produces MPIQQKHLLGLEGVSAADITAILETARTFREILERPIPKVPTLRGQTVVNLFFEPSTRTRISFELAEKRLSADSVNFTTSTSSVKKGETLRDTIRNIAAMKIDMVVVRHQAAGVPLFLTQCVDAAIINAGDGAHEHPTQALLDMFTLREKFGKLAGLKVAIIGDISHSRVAGSNIRGLTTMGAEVILCGPKTLMPREVERFGVRVTHDIEEAIAWADVLNVLRIQLERQEAGLFPSLREYHAEFGVTLPRLERAKKEITIMHPGPINRGVELDSDVADADYSVILDQVTNGVAVRMAVLYLLSGNEESVG; encoded by the coding sequence ATGCCGATACAGCAAAAACACTTGTTGGGGCTCGAGGGGGTCAGTGCCGCGGATATCACCGCCATTCTGGAGACAGCGCGGACCTTCCGTGAGATCCTCGAGCGCCCCATCCCCAAGGTCCCGACCCTGCGCGGGCAGACGGTGGTCAATCTCTTTTTCGAGCCCTCGACACGCACGCGCATCTCCTTTGAACTGGCGGAAAAGCGCCTCTCGGCCGATTCGGTCAATTTCACCACCTCCACCAGTTCGGTCAAAAAGGGGGAGACCCTCAGAGACACCATCCGCAATATCGCGGCGATGAAGATCGATATGGTGGTGGTGCGTCATCAGGCGGCCGGCGTGCCCCTCTTTCTCACACAGTGCGTCGATGCCGCGATCATCAATGCCGGGGACGGCGCCCATGAGCATCCCACCCAGGCCCTGCTCGATATGTTCACGCTGCGGGAGAAATTCGGCAAACTGGCCGGCCTCAAGGTGGCAATCATCGGCGACATTTCGCACAGCCGCGTCGCCGGTTCCAATATCCGCGGCCTGACGACGATGGGGGCGGAGGTGATACTGTGCGGGCCGAAAACCCTGATGCCGCGCGAGGTCGAGCGCTTCGGCGTCCGCGTCACACATGATATCGAGGAGGCGATCGCCTGGGCCGATGTGCTCAATGTGCTACGCATCCAGCTCGAACGACAGGAGGCCGGGCTGTTTCCCTCATTACGCGAGTATCATGCCGAGTTCGGGGTCACGCTGCCGCGGCTGGAGCGGGCGAAGAAAGAGATCACCATCATGCACCCCGGGCCGATCAATCGCGGCGTCGAGCTCGACAGCGATGTCGCTGATGCCGATTATTCGGTCATCCTCGATCAGGTGACCAATGGCGTGGCGGTGCGCATGGCGGTGCTCTATCTGCTCAGCGGCAATGAAGAGAGTGTGGGCTGA
- a CDS encoding class I SAM-dependent methyltransferase has protein sequence MPIIYDRFARFYDLEYSLKEDDLPFYLDLADRFPGPLLEIGAGTGRVTLELAAAGSEIWGIDDSARMLAIASKKLRAWPQAASRVHLVQADMRDLSLPVKFALCIIPFRAFLHNLTQADQLATLAAIRRHLKPGGILAFDLFVPLAGVLQQRDWHEEIAAEELAAPEVGVSLTARIRHDPARQLLTIRNTYHHIGRNGRPRESSAVMRYRYIHRFEMEALLALSGFAVEEVYGGFSGEAYNYDSGIMCFVARALPASGKARRPAVPGRRE, from the coding sequence ATGCCCATTATTTACGACCGTTTCGCCCGTTTTTATGATCTCGAGTATAGCCTCAAGGAGGACGACCTGCCCTTCTATCTCGATCTGGCCGACCGCTTTCCCGGCCCGCTTCTCGAGATCGGCGCCGGCACCGGCCGTGTCACCCTGGAACTGGCGGCAGCCGGCAGCGAGATCTGGGGCATCGACGATTCGGCGAGAATGCTGGCGATCGCGTCGAAGAAACTGAGGGCGTGGCCGCAAGCCGCCAGCCGGGTCCATCTGGTGCAGGCCGACATGCGCGACCTGTCGCTGCCGGTGAAATTCGCGCTCTGCATTATCCCCTTTCGCGCTTTTCTGCACAATCTAACCCAGGCTGACCAGCTGGCGACCCTCGCCGCCATCCGCCGTCATCTCAAGCCTGGCGGAATCCTGGCTTTCGATCTCTTTGTGCCCCTGGCCGGGGTGCTCCAGCAGCGGGACTGGCACGAGGAGATCGCGGCCGAGGAGCTCGCCGCACCGGAAGTGGGGGTGTCGCTGACCGCGCGGATCCGCCACGATCCGGCCCGCCAGCTGCTGACCATCCGGAACACCTACCACCACATCGGCCGGAACGGCCGGCCCCGCGAGAGCAGCGCCGTAATGCGCTATCGCTACATCCACCGCTTCGAGATGGAGGCGCTGCTGGCTCTGAGCGGCTTTGCCGTCGAGGAGGTCTATGGGGGATTCAGTGGCGAGGCGTACAATTACGACAGCGGCATCATGTGCTTTGTGGCCCGGGCGCTGCCGGCATCGGGAAAGGCGCGCCGGCCCGCTGTTCCAGGGCGCAGAGAATGA
- a CDS encoding creatininase family protein, translated as MRYSRVVLLLLLAAGLRAAGQNAPVLPVNYEELTSPQFVQAVTLSHGTCLVPLGILEKHGPHLPLGTDLIDVRKVALTAAAREYAVVFPPYYFGQINEARHQPGTVAYSHELVWNVLQETCDELARNGMKKIILVNGHGGNNNLLRYFCQVQMERRHGYAVLLFAPVEDEAFAGKIAALKKTQTGGHADEEETAMMLSHRPDLVHLDQANTQSGKDLARLGELPFFYTGIWWYARYPNHYAGDGGPAQAELGKLRIEHDVEQLVKMIACVKTDEKILQLQKEFYDHAEHPLETKPF; from the coding sequence GTGAGATATTCCCGAGTCGTACTGCTCTTGCTGCTGGCAGCAGGCTTGCGGGCAGCAGGACAAAATGCGCCCGTCTTGCCGGTTAACTATGAGGAGCTGACCTCGCCGCAATTTGTGCAGGCGGTGACGTTGAGTCACGGCACCTGCCTGGTTCCCCTGGGCATTCTGGAGAAGCACGGGCCGCATCTGCCGCTTGGAACGGATCTGATCGACGTGCGGAAGGTTGCCTTGACCGCTGCCGCCCGCGAGTATGCGGTTGTTTTCCCCCCCTATTACTTTGGACAGATCAATGAGGCCAGGCATCAGCCCGGCACGGTGGCCTACAGTCATGAACTCGTCTGGAATGTGCTGCAGGAAACCTGCGATGAATTGGCACGCAACGGCATGAAAAAGATCATCCTTGTCAACGGCCATGGCGGCAATAACAATCTGCTCCGCTATTTTTGTCAGGTGCAGATGGAGAGACGGCATGGTTACGCTGTCCTGCTTTTTGCGCCGGTCGAGGATGAGGCCTTTGCCGGGAAAATCGCGGCGCTGAAGAAAACGCAGACCGGAGGCCATGCCGATGAGGAAGAGACGGCGATGATGCTGTCGCACCGGCCGGATCTGGTGCATCTGGATCAGGCCAACACGCAGTCCGGCAAGGATCTGGCGCGCTTGGGAGAGCTGCCCTTCTTCTACACCGGCATCTGGTGGTATGCCCGCTATCCCAACCACTATGCCGGCGATGGCGGTCCCGCCCAGGCCGAGCTGGGCAAGCTGCGCATCGAACACGATGTGGAACAATTGGTCAAAATGATCGCCTGTGTCAAGACGGATGAAAAAATCCTGCAGCTGCAGAAGGAATTCTATGATCACGCGGAACATCCGCTCGAGACCAAACCGTTTTAG